The segment CTGGTGACTGGTTCGATGGAGGCGGGGTTAAGTTTCGAGCAGGGAATCGAATTAGGAGTGCAGACTGTTTTAGTTTCGCCCCACTTCCTCTTTCGTGTCGAGATCGATCGACTTCCGAATGATCCGTCCCTCGCACGTCGTATTGATGACTATGAACTGGCCAGCCGGCTCTCGTATTTCTTGTGGAGCAGCATGCCGGATGACGAACTGTTTGAACTCGCCGAGAAAAACCAGCTTCATTACCAGACGGTACTGGAAAGCCAAGTCCGGCGAATGCTGCAGGACAAAAAATCCGATGCCCTGGTCGAGAACTTTGGTGGCCAATGGTTAAACCTGCGAAATCTGGACGAAATCTTTCCGGCCCGGAAAGTCTTTAAGGATTTTAAAAACAACTTGCGTAATGACATGCGAAAAGAGACCGAACTCTTCTTCGCCCATGTCATGCGGGAAGATATGCCTTTGAGTACCTTGTTGGATGGCGACTTTACCTTCCTCAATAAACGATTGGCAGAACATTATGGACTGCCGGTTGAGGGAATGGCCGATGGCAAATTCCAGAAGGTCTCGCTTGAAGGGCAACCGCGACGAGGGGTGTTGACCCAGGCGAGTATCCTGATGTTGACCTCCAATCCAAACCGAACGGCTCCAGTGAAACGGGGGAAATGGATTCTGGAAAACATTCTTGGCGAAGAACCACCACCTCCTCCTCCCAACGTTCCTGAACTGGAGGAGACTAAAAACAAAGGCAAAAAACTAAGCCTGCGAGAACAACTGGCTCAGCATCGGGCCGATCCAGGTTGTGCATCGTGTCACTATCAATTAGATCCGTTGGGTTTCGGTCTCGAAAACTTCAACGCGATTGGACAGTGGCGTGATAAAGATGGCGAACATGCAGTCGACTCCTCTGGCGTTTTGCCTTCGGGGGAAGAGTTTAATGGACCTCTCGAATTAATTTCGATTCTCGGCAACCGTAAAGAAAACTTTCGCGAGTTAATGGCTGAAAAACTACTGACGTACGCTCTGGGCCGTGGACTGAGTGTTTACGACCAGTGTGCGACTCAGGAAATCACTGAACACCTTTCGAAGAACGATGATCGTTTTAGTGCGCTGGTAATGGCGATCATTAACAGCGAACCATTTCAAAAACGACGTGGTGAAGGAGAACAGCAATAATGGCTATGAAGATAGAGTTAAATCGACGTACTTTCCTGCAAGGCATGGGCGTGACCATGGGGCTTCCGCTGCTGGAAGCGATGGGGGGATCTTCGTCTTCGCTGCTGGCGGCAACCGCCGGTGGAGAGGGAGCGGCAACGGCTGCGGCTCCTACACGTATGGCCTTCATGTTTGTTCCGAACGGTGTGATTCAGAAAGATTGGCGTCCTGAGGGCGAAGGGACCAACTTCGAATTTGCACAGACCATGAAACCGCTGCAGGCTTTCAAGAATGATTTGAACGTCTTCACGAATCTTTGTCAGGACAACGGAAAAGCTCACGGAGACGGAGCAGGGGACCATGCACGGGCTTCGGCTTCTTACTTGACCGGAGCACATCCTTACAAAACAAGTGGTGCTGATATCAGTAATGGGATCTCAGTTGATCAAGTTGCTGCATTGCAAGTGGGGAACAATACGGTCCTGCCTTCTCTGGAGATCGGAATCGAAGGGGGCCGTAATGCGGGTAACTGCGATTCAGGTTACAGTTGTGCTTATTCCTCCAATATCAGTTGGAAAACGCCGTCGCTGCCCGTGGCTAAAGAAACTCAACCTTCGTTAGTCTTCGATCGCTTATTTGGTACGAATGCCAAAGATCGTGGAAAGCGAGATGCCGCTCGAAAAAGTATTCTGGACATGGTGTCGGACGATGCCCGCCGTTTGCAGCAGAAGCTGGGACAGACTGACCGTCAGAAAGTGGAAGAATATTTCACCAGTGTGCGAGATCTCGAAAAGAGAATCGAATCCCGTAAGAAATTTAATCCCGTCCTGCCGGAGGGTTATACCCCCCCTCCCAGTGGGCGCCCGACGGATAAGGTTGATCATATTCGTCAAATGTACGACCTCCTCGCCCTGGCATTCCAGACGGATGCGACACGCATCTCGACGTACATGCTCGGGAATGCAGGGTCAGGCTCTTCTTATCCCATGGTTGAGGTCTCCGAAGGGCATCACCAACTGTCTCACCATCAGAACGACGAAGACAAAGTGGCGAAGCTGCAGCGCATCGATGAGTTTCATATCAACCAGTTTGCTTATTTCCTGGAGAAGCTCAAATCGATTCCCGAAGGAGAGGGGACTCTGCTCGATAATTGCATGATTCTTTACGGTAGTGGTCTCGGTGATGGCAACCGGCACTCACACGATAATCTGCCAGTAATTCTGGCGGGCAAAGCGGGCGGACGTATTCAAACGGGTCGCCATCAGGTTTATGCCGAAAACACACCGATGAACAATCTGTACTTGTCGATGCTGGACCTTGTCGGGGCAGATGTCACGGGGGTTGGTGATAGCAACGGTCGATTGGAACACCTGCTGGCTTAAGCCTTGTTCCCCTGCATCACAAGTCGTAAAGTGAAGAACACGAAAGTGGCTCCCCGTGAGCCACTTTTTTTATTTGGATACGTACAGATTATTATCCAGGTAGTGCATTCCCTGATCGGAGTACGGTCTCCGCAGCAGGGCGAAGTGGCCACTCCTAACATGCTGCCGGTAGGGAAAGAAGCGAATAATGACAACGATCACGATGCTGGAAACAGGTAGATTGGACGAACGCGAATCCGCATTTCCGTCGACGGTTCGATTGCCTGATGGAACATTACTTTGCTCTTATAGTATTGAAGGGGGGCAGTATGTTCATGGGGGAACAGAACTTTCCCGGTCGACCGATGGAGGGAAAACCTGGGAGCGAGCAGGGACGGTTAGTCCGGCGACGAAAGATCCAGAAACTGCCAACTTTCTCAAACTGACTTTCGATAAAAACTCAAATCGTCTCTATGCCTACGGTGCCCGGTTGCTCGGTTCACCAGATGTCGCTTTTGGTGACCGGAAGATGATACCGGTAATCTGCCATTCCGATGATCTTGGCCAGAGTTGGACCGCTGCCGAACCGTTGCCCGTGCCGTATGACTTTCCACTGGAGATATCCGATCGTCTACTGCTGACTACCTCAGGGCGGTTGCTCGCTCCAATGGCGACTTTAGAACATCAGCAGCTGCTGGGCGAACGGGTACTGGGGCTTCCTTCTGACGATGCCGGAGAATCGTGGCAGGAACCATTTGTTGTCTTCCGCGATCCGGAACGGAAGCGAGGATATTTCGAACAGAAATTGACGCCCCTGCCAGATGGACGCCTGCTGGCCGTTGCCTGGACAGTCACCTTGGGTGATTACACCGATCTGGAAAACAGCTACGCGATTTCAGAAGACAATGGGGCTACCTGGTCTGTTCCCCAGTCGACCGGCATTCAGGGACAAACGATGACGCCGTTAGCCTTGTCTGAGAACAGGATTCTCATTACCTATAACCGCCGGTTCGGAGATCAGGGAGTCGTCGCGGCAGTCGTGACCATCATGGACGACGGAACCTGGCAGGTTGAAGCGGAACACATTCTGTACGACGCAGGGCAACATAAAAAACGGGAAGAGAAACAGTCAGGCAATCTACAGGATGAGCTGGATACTTTCGCCTTCGGTTTCCCCACCCCGTTAAAAATATCGAATGATGAATTCCTGATGACTCATTGGTCAGTCGAGCAGGGCGTCTGCGGTATTCGCTGGACGCGTTTCGAAGTTAACTGATTACACGAAACTATTCTTCAACCAGCTTCGTAGCAGTCGCGGCAGCGGGTTTGAGATGCGAGTCCATCCAACCGTAGAGCAGCTGACGCGATTCATGGGCGACGGAATGGGCACGACCATGAACGAAGAAAGCGAAGTTTTCCGGCTTCTCTTCCAGTTCATAGACGTCCATGACTTTCATCAGCATCAGTACCCGTTGACGCTGCGTCAACGGGTTGCCATCGTTCATCGCGGAAACATCCAGATAAGCGCGAGGAGCGATTAAAGCCAGGATTTCGTGGAAGTCGATATTGGGAAGTTCCCCTTCGAGAAAGCCGGGACGGAGATGTTTGAAATAAATATACCAATGATCTCGCGACCAATGGGTGACACCCGAGTTGTGTCGGAAGAAGGAGGCAGAACAGTTGCCTGCTGCCGCTTTGACTCGGTCGTCGTAGGCCGCGAGGAACATAGTGCCATGTCCTCCTAGCGAATGCCCGATTACGCCGATGTTGTCCGCATCGACTTCTTCCATGGCAGTGATTACGTCAATCGCAATGGAGTGCTCGTAGGTGAACTTGCCTACCGAAGTCCATTCGGGATGCTTCTGGTGAAAGCGGGTGGTGTCATACGGACCTTCGGGGGGAATTCGATGGCCGGAAACAAAATGTTCCGGAGCAATCACGACATAACCAAGCCGGCAAAGGTGATCGAGCCAGGCTTTGTTTGAGTTTTCTTCCAACCCAGCAGCACGCCTGGCCCCCTGTTTATAAGTGCCGTGCAACGCGACGATCGCGGGCAGTTTTCCATCCCGCTTCAGGGGAATACCAAGATAGGCGTGAGCCCGTTCGTCCTCTTCCACCTGGTAGCTGATCAAGCGGCGGATGTAAGTATCTTCGACGATGGTTTCTTCATGCACCTGCAGGTCGAGAAGTGGCTTCTCGGGTTTGTACTGATCGCGGATCAGATCGAGGTACCTTTGTTTCAAGACTTGTTTGTGTGCTAACCAGGATTCTTTATCGGTAACCCCTTCCAGAAGATCATCCCAGGATGATTCAATCACAGGGGGATCGCTGACGGGCCGTTCTTGAGCGTTCAACGGCGCATTGAAACTTGCAAGCAGCAGGTTCAGTAAGAAACAGAAGGCGAGGGCGAAGGGCAGGCGCTTGGCGGTCATGGAGAGTCTCAACAGGATACAGGGTCAGTGTCGAATGAGTTGAGACTCAAGTATAAAACGAAAGAGACCTACCAGCCACTCAATTCAACACTAATTGTCCTGACGAAGAGGTTCAGTTTCTCGTCTTTATGAACGGATTGCATCTCTTTCTCAGCTTCTTTCTTGTCCAGCAGGCCCTCTGACGAGTCGTAGTTGGGCCCATTGTCACTACCGCGGATGACATCGACTTCGACGACGTCGCCCCCTTCGTAATCTTCCAGGCTGCGGACCAATGATTCAAAATCGCTGATTTTTTTATCCGCCAGACGGATGATAATATCTCCCGCCAAAATTCCTGCCTGATCTGCCGCCGATCCAATTGCAACATCACCAACAACGGCCCCTGTCGCTGGACCGTTGAAACTGAGTCGATGGGTGACACCCAGGCGAGCGGCTCCACGTGTCTGAAGTCGTACATGG is part of the Polystyrenella longa genome and harbors:
- a CDS encoding DUF1552 domain-containing protein — encoded protein: MAMKIELNRRTFLQGMGVTMGLPLLEAMGGSSSSLLAATAGGEGAATAAAPTRMAFMFVPNGVIQKDWRPEGEGTNFEFAQTMKPLQAFKNDLNVFTNLCQDNGKAHGDGAGDHARASASYLTGAHPYKTSGADISNGISVDQVAALQVGNNTVLPSLEIGIEGGRNAGNCDSGYSCAYSSNISWKTPSLPVAKETQPSLVFDRLFGTNAKDRGKRDAARKSILDMVSDDARRLQQKLGQTDRQKVEEYFTSVRDLEKRIESRKKFNPVLPEGYTPPPSGRPTDKVDHIRQMYDLLALAFQTDATRISTYMLGNAGSGSSYPMVEVSEGHHQLSHHQNDEDKVAKLQRIDEFHINQFAYFLEKLKSIPEGEGTLLDNCMILYGSGLGDGNRHSHDNLPVILAGKAGGRIQTGRHQVYAENTPMNNLYLSMLDLVGADVTGVGDSNGRLEHLLA
- a CDS encoding dienelactone hydrolase family protein; the encoded protein is MTAKRLPFALAFCFLLNLLLASFNAPLNAQERPVSDPPVIESSWDDLLEGVTDKESWLAHKQVLKQRYLDLIRDQYKPEKPLLDLQVHEETIVEDTYIRRLISYQVEEDERAHAYLGIPLKRDGKLPAIVALHGTYKQGARRAAGLEENSNKAWLDHLCRLGYVVIAPEHFVSGHRIPPEGPYDTTRFHQKHPEWTSVGKFTYEHSIAIDVITAMEEVDADNIGVIGHSLGGHGTMFLAAYDDRVKAAAGNCSASFFRHNSGVTHWSRDHWYIYFKHLRPGFLEGELPNIDFHEILALIAPRAYLDVSAMNDGNPLTQRQRVLMLMKVMDVYELEEKPENFAFFVHGRAHSVAHESRQLLYGWMDSHLKPAAATATKLVEE
- a CDS encoding sialidase family protein, encoding MTTITMLETGRLDERESAFPSTVRLPDGTLLCSYSIEGGQYVHGGTELSRSTDGGKTWERAGTVSPATKDPETANFLKLTFDKNSNRLYAYGARLLGSPDVAFGDRKMIPVICHSDDLGQSWTAAEPLPVPYDFPLEISDRLLLTTSGRLLAPMATLEHQQLLGERVLGLPSDDAGESWQEPFVVFRDPERKRGYFEQKLTPLPDGRLLAVAWTVTLGDYTDLENSYAISEDNGATWSVPQSTGIQGQTMTPLALSENRILITYNRRFGDQGVVAAVVTIMDDGTWQVEAEHILYDAGQHKKREEKQSGNLQDELDTFAFGFPTPLKISNDEFLMTHWSVEQGVCGIRWTRFEVN